Proteins found in one Candidatus Zixiibacteriota bacterium genomic segment:
- a CDS encoding glycosyltransferase, with product MKPRVLFCDSARVWGGIEHWMVTVVGALAHRGWTTALVARTGHELLRRATAAGLETHGWRFRFDFDPGTILPADRLMRRWRPDLLVVALGRDIRTVGMAAHRQGVPMLWRMGMPYPNCGWAHRVTGKRLVRKVVVPSHELKGRLSPFPWLDGKVEVIPNGLPLTDPPDETRIAVARQALGWKRDQFVILWVGRIKAIKGVDLLLRAFAGLVAKHPHARIVLVGSGPDENALRELSVQLGIDARVRFAGYQSDPGPYYEGCDLFVCPSREEPFGWVLLEAMLRRKPVMAAAVGGIPEVAGDGAVRLFPKEDIGALRDILEELISDEHKRDRLADAGLARVRSTFTESLMMDRLEDCFTRTIDGSQMHHPRARSRRDTTRALVG from the coding sequence ATGAAGCCGCGCGTCCTGTTTTGTGACAGCGCCCGCGTCTGGGGCGGCATCGAGCACTGGATGGTGACGGTCGTCGGCGCCCTGGCGCACCGTGGCTGGACCACCGCACTCGTCGCCCGCACCGGCCATGAACTGCTGCGACGGGCGACAGCCGCCGGGCTGGAGACGCACGGTTGGCGGTTCCGCTTCGATTTCGATCCGGGGACCATCCTGCCCGCCGACCGTCTGATGCGCCGCTGGCGTCCCGACCTGTTGGTTGTCGCCCTGGGACGCGACATCCGCACGGTCGGCATGGCCGCGCACCGACAGGGCGTGCCCATGCTCTGGCGCATGGGGATGCCCTACCCCAACTGCGGCTGGGCGCACCGCGTCACCGGAAAGCGACTGGTCCGCAAGGTCGTCGTTCCCTCACACGAGCTAAAGGGACGGTTGTCGCCATTCCCGTGGCTTGACGGCAAGGTCGAAGTCATCCCGAATGGATTGCCGCTAACGGATCCTCCCGATGAGACGCGGATCGCCGTCGCGCGACAGGCGTTGGGTTGGAAACGCGACCAGTTCGTCATTCTCTGGGTCGGACGCATCAAAGCGATCAAAGGCGTCGATCTGTTGCTGCGGGCATTCGCCGGGCTTGTGGCCAAACACCCGCATGCGCGAATCGTCCTGGTCGGCTCCGGTCCCGATGAGAATGCTCTGCGCGAACTGAGCGTGCAACTTGGCATCGACGCGCGCGTCCGGTTTGCCGGGTATCAGAGCGATCCCGGACCGTACTACGAGGGATGCGATCTGTTCGTCTGCCCCTCGCGCGAAGAACCCTTCGGCTGGGTGCTGTTGGAAGCGATGTTACGGCGCAAACCCGTCATGGCCGCCGCTGTCGGCGGCATCCCGGAAGTGGCCGGTGACGGCGCTGTCCGATTGTTCCCGAAGGAAGACATCGGTGCCCTGCGCGACATCCTGGAGGAACTGATTTCTGATGAACACAAGCGCGATCGGCTCGCCGACGCCGGACTGGCGCGAGTGCGGAGCACGTTCACCGAGTCGCTGATGATGGATCGCCTCGAAGACTGTTTCACGCGCACGATCGACGGCTCTCAAATGCACCACCCGCGCGCCCGATCGCGCCGCGACACAACACGCGCGCTGGTGGGCTGA
- a CDS encoding ABC transporter ATP-binding protein — translation MTQSHPMHSGPPNPSSMQRFLRRALLHWPPLTVSLIASLLFVATSAALIWLVGPLAGALFGITPQTPIAGVEDGGSLGSIKNALLGVLDHLIVRQDRIETLARLCMAILLIAAIKNLCRYAQSLAVSTVEQRLVRGLREELFAHYQALSLSYYHRTRSGQIISRVANDVRVLSTMLDVAFGNLLRDPLLVLVLFGSLLVISWQLTLVALVVLPLSVTAIGLAGRFIRRYSWRSQEKMADLNTVLEENVTGVRVVKAFHREEYEIDRFRQSNRGFYRAMLKMLRVRHLNSPISEFLGTVGAIAILWLGGRAVLVGEGLSPNDFMTFIFLTFAIIQPIKTLAHVHARISEGRAAADRVFEALDLPIEVRDRPGARAMPGFCDAIRFENVGFHYDTGGSVLREINLQIPRGFAVALVGPSGGGKSTLCDLLARFYDPIEGRITIDGIDLRDLTIGSLRARLGIVTQDVVLFNDTVAHNIAYGDTSPDPNRLRQAAEAAFAAEFIDALPLGFETVIGPRGMKLSGGQRQRIAIARAIYKDPPILIFDEATSALDTASEFAVQQAINNLLRDRTALIVAHRLSTVRDADLIAVVDAGLIIDTGTHETLLERGGLYRRLHDMQFADTPQGADASHEAARPVL, via the coding sequence ATGACACAATCGCACCCGATGCATTCCGGGCCGCCGAACCCGTCGTCGATGCAGCGGTTTCTGCGGCGGGCGCTGCTGCACTGGCCGCCGCTGACGGTTTCATTGATCGCTTCGCTGCTGTTTGTCGCGACATCGGCCGCGCTGATCTGGCTGGTCGGTCCGCTGGCGGGCGCGTTGTTCGGCATCACCCCGCAGACCCCGATTGCGGGAGTTGAGGACGGCGGGAGTCTTGGCAGCATCAAAAACGCCCTCCTCGGTGTCCTCGATCACCTGATCGTCCGCCAGGACCGAATCGAGACGCTGGCGCGCCTCTGCATGGCCATTCTGCTGATCGCCGCGATCAAGAATCTCTGCCGCTATGCCCAAAGTCTGGCGGTGTCCACGGTCGAACAACGGCTCGTGCGCGGGCTGCGCGAGGAACTCTTCGCGCACTATCAGGCGCTCTCGCTGTCTTACTACCACCGCACACGCAGCGGCCAGATCATTTCCCGCGTCGCCAATGACGTGCGCGTGCTCAGCACCATGCTCGATGTTGCCTTCGGCAACCTGTTGCGCGACCCGCTGCTCGTCCTGGTCCTCTTCGGCTCATTGCTCGTCATCAGTTGGCAATTGACCCTCGTGGCCTTGGTCGTGCTCCCGCTGTCCGTGACGGCCATCGGGCTGGCGGGACGCTTCATTCGCCGCTATTCGTGGCGTTCGCAGGAAAAGATGGCCGACTTGAATACGGTGCTTGAGGAAAACGTCACCGGCGTGCGAGTCGTCAAGGCCTTCCATCGCGAAGAATACGAGATCGACCGTTTCCGCCAGTCCAATCGGGGATTCTACCGGGCGATGCTGAAGATGCTGCGTGTACGTCACCTGAATTCGCCGATCAGCGAATTCCTCGGCACCGTCGGCGCCATCGCGATTCTCTGGCTGGGCGGACGCGCCGTGCTGGTGGGGGAGGGGCTCTCTCCCAACGATTTCATGACATTCATTTTCCTGACATTCGCGATCATCCAGCCGATCAAGACGCTCGCGCACGTTCACGCGCGCATCTCCGAGGGACGCGCCGCCGCCGACCGTGTATTCGAAGCGCTCGATCTTCCCATCGAAGTCCGCGACCGCCCCGGAGCGCGTGCGATGCCGGGATTCTGCGATGCGATCCGTTTCGAGAATGTCGGCTTTCACTACGATACGGGCGGATCGGTCCTCCGCGAGATCAACCTGCAAATCCCGCGCGGCTTCGCGGTCGCGCTCGTCGGCCCCTCCGGCGGCGGGAAGTCGACTTTGTGCGATCTGCTGGCCCGCTTCTACGATCCGATCGAGGGGCGGATCACAATCGACGGAATCGATCTGCGCGACCTCACGATCGGTTCTCTGCGAGCACGCCTCGGCATCGTGACTCAGGATGTCGTGCTGTTCAACGACACCGTGGCCCACAACATTGCCTACGGCGACACATCTCCCGACCCGAATCGACTGCGGCAGGCGGCCGAGGCGGCGTTCGCGGCAGAGTTTATCGATGCGTTGCCGCTGGGGTTTGAGACCGTCATCGGCCCGCGCGGCATGAAGCTCTCCGGCGGACAGCGACAGCGCATTGCCATCGCGCGCGCGATTTACAAGGACCCGCCGATATTGATCTTCGATGAGGCCACCAGCGCCCTCGACACCGCCTCCGAATTCGCCGTGCAACAGGCCATCAACAATCTGTTGCGCGACCGCACCGCGCTGATTGTCGCGCACCGCCTCTCCACCGTGCGCGATGCCGATCTGATCGCCGTCGTCGATGCCGGACTCATCATCGACACCGGAACCCACGAAACACTGCTTGAGCGCGGCGGATTGTACCGCCGTCTCCACGACATGCAGTTTGCCGACACGCCGCAGGGGGCTGATGCATCGCATGAAGCCGCGCGTCCTGTTTTGTGA
- a CDS encoding glycosyltransferase family 4 protein translates to MRIIVSATLGGFSAGTWYAVNTARRLVSRGHEVLYIPRPAGESARRAESAGLRVTSDIDLEKKSPRRAYRNLRTLLNLMTSFGPDVVLAHGSGDHSFWGLARLIGDRRMALIRVRALDPKPPRRHALARWLHHKATDAVVTANTRHYAYYRSALAIPAERMRIIGGGIDPEEYRDTGDDAFRSNEISLPDGRRIVVLLARFAPVKGHRVLLTAASRIRERHSDTHFLFVGRAAAYNGDQLRRWTFEMNLQGAVTIVDRPLPSIPALLARCAIGVVASVGSETVSRALLEYLASGLAVVATDVGGVPDLLSRGEFGRLIPPDNSTAIAAAVSDLLDNDERRRRMGAAARAYVLGNCTWDQRVDEWERLLYETIARVRGRDIAPLNDGEPPGGCQESPPAVVLDGPVR, encoded by the coding sequence ATGCGCATCATCGTCTCAGCCACACTCGGCGGATTCAGTGCCGGGACATGGTATGCCGTCAATACCGCGCGACGCCTGGTGTCGCGCGGCCACGAGGTGCTCTACATACCGCGTCCGGCCGGTGAAAGCGCCCGCCGTGCCGAATCCGCCGGTTTGCGGGTCACCTCGGACATCGATCTGGAGAAGAAGTCGCCGCGCCGTGCGTACCGCAATCTCCGCACTCTCCTGAACCTGATGACATCGTTCGGCCCCGATGTCGTCTTGGCGCACGGCAGCGGCGATCACTCGTTCTGGGGCTTGGCCCGGCTGATCGGCGACCGGCGCATGGCCCTCATCCGCGTCCGGGCGCTCGATCCCAAGCCGCCGCGACGGCATGCGCTCGCGCGCTGGCTGCATCACAAAGCAACCGATGCGGTCGTCACGGCCAACACGCGCCACTACGCATACTATCGCTCTGCTCTGGCGATTCCCGCCGAGCGGATGCGCATCATCGGCGGCGGCATCGACCCCGAGGAATACCGCGACACCGGCGACGATGCGTTCCGATCCAACGAAATCTCACTGCCCGATGGCCGGCGCATCGTCGTGCTGCTGGCGCGCTTCGCGCCGGTCAAAGGCCACCGCGTGCTGCTGACCGCGGCCTCGCGCATCCGTGAACGGCATTCGGACACACACTTTCTGTTTGTCGGACGCGCCGCCGCCTACAACGGCGATCAACTGCGACGCTGGACTTTCGAGATGAACTTGCAAGGTGCCGTCACGATCGTCGACCGGCCGCTGCCGTCGATCCCTGCCCTCCTGGCACGATGCGCGATCGGCGTGGTCGCGTCGGTCGGCTCCGAAACCGTCTCCCGCGCCTTGCTCGAATACCTGGCCAGCGGGCTGGCCGTGGTCGCCACCGACGTCGGAGGCGTTCCCGATCTGTTGTCGCGCGGCGAGTTCGGCCGGCTGATCCCGCCCGACAACTCCACTGCGATTGCCGCCGCGGTATCGGATTTGCTGGATAACGACGAAAGGCGACGGCGCATGGGTGCGGCAGCCCGCGCGTATGTGCTCGGAAACTGCACATGGGACCAACGCGTCGATGAATGGGAACGTCTCCTCTACGAGACGATCGCGAGGGTCCGCGGGCGGGATATCGCCCCGCTCAACGACGGCGAGCCGCCCGGCGGCTGTCAGGAGTCTCCGCCCGCAGTTGTGCTCGACGGGCCGGTTCGTTAA
- a CDS encoding glycosyltransferase family 9 protein, which yields MASKRVERFLKSIGFALLRTVAPRRRPLPDRDAIARFERVLVLRLDERIGNAVLLTSMLAALRSQFPLTRIDCMLSFRYADLRRFIPSVDRFVLFDKHRLARRPWEFLRTVRSIRGERYDCVFDASADQTVSFTHLALCAFSGGRVRVGHDRGGMGRLYDLSVAVPDHVRHAADTHVDLLDALTPVADRPLPKLHVDTDDEVLARLCRSQEIDSDLPLVLIHPGARGRKRWPPEQFAELTRRLAATVRANLVLVWGPSDVQTAEVVVKLGDNTLRPAGILAFVELLQLIRRADVFVSADTGPMHLASAVGAPVVAIFLHTDPAQYGPRDPASIVLDGRDRALSAGDVADAVLGILRHNTLRGAASPPREAFAS from the coding sequence ATGGCTTCCAAACGTGTCGAACGTTTCTTGAAATCGATCGGTTTTGCGCTGCTGCGGACGGTCGCGCCGCGACGTCGTCCTCTTCCTGATCGCGACGCCATCGCCCGGTTTGAGCGCGTCCTGGTCCTGCGCCTCGATGAGCGGATCGGCAACGCGGTGCTGTTGACATCCATGCTGGCCGCGCTGCGCAGCCAGTTTCCACTCACGCGCATCGACTGCATGCTCAGTTTCCGCTATGCCGACTTGCGTCGATTCATACCGTCCGTCGACCGATTCGTGCTGTTCGACAAGCATCGCCTCGCGCGCCGTCCGTGGGAGTTTCTGAGGACCGTGCGATCGATTCGCGGGGAGCGCTACGACTGTGTCTTCGATGCCTCCGCCGACCAGACTGTTTCGTTCACTCATCTGGCGCTCTGTGCGTTTTCGGGCGGACGCGTCCGTGTCGGGCACGATCGCGGCGGCATGGGACGGCTCTACGATCTCTCCGTAGCCGTCCCCGACCACGTCCGCCACGCGGCGGACACGCACGTGGATTTGCTGGATGCGCTGACGCCGGTGGCAGACCGTCCGCTCCCAAAGCTCCATGTTGACACCGATGATGAGGTGCTGGCGCGACTCTGCCGCTCGCAGGAAATCGATTCGGATCTGCCCCTCGTCTTGATTCACCCCGGCGCCCGCGGACGCAAACGTTGGCCCCCGGAACAGTTTGCCGAACTGACGCGACGGCTGGCCGCGACGGTGCGGGCCAATCTGGTCTTGGTGTGGGGGCCCTCTGATGTCCAGACGGCTGAGGTAGTGGTCAAGCTGGGCGACAACACGCTGCGACCCGCCGGTATTCTCGCGTTTGTCGAACTGTTGCAGTTGATCCGCCGCGCCGACGTATTCGTCTCCGCCGACACCGGCCCGATGCATCTGGCCTCTGCCGTGGGAGCGCCCGTGGTCGCCATCTTTTTGCACACCGATCCGGCGCAGTACGGCCCGCGCGATCCGGCGAGCATCGTTCTCGACGGCAGGGACCGCGCGCTGTCCGCCGGCGATGTCGCCGATGCGGTGCTTGGGATACTGCGACACAACACGCTGCGCGGCGCCGCGTCACCGCCGCGGGAAGCATTCGCATCATGA
- a CDS encoding bifunctional (p)ppGpp synthetase/guanosine-3',5'-bis(diphosphate) 3'-pyrophosphohydrolase — translation MNLAEFVIRVEAENANVDIALLRRAYEFSDAAHKGQVRESGEPYVNHCLAVAMILAEQHLDTATIAAGMIHDVVEDTVHGLDAVRNSFGDEIAVLVDGVTKISGMQSKSLREQQVEYFRKMLISMAHDIRVIVIKLADRLHNMRTLEYLDESKRRRIAEETRDVYGPLAHRFGMARIKWELEDLALKYLEPDAYEDLVRRIELKRDEREAHIEEIKIPLAAALDGEGVEAEITGRAKHLASIRRKMLARDMPLEEIYDLLAVRVITRDERDCYHVLGVVHSLWTPVIDRFHDYVATPKSNMYQSLHTTVIGPRGRMVEIQIRTRTMHRTAEFGVAAHWLYKEGKQSFDDSDRQMNWLREVLEWQQDTRDPGEFLDFLKTDLFQDEVFIFTPHGELVHLPRSATPIDFAYAVHTEVGHHCTGARVNGRIVSLTHALESGDEVEIITAPQAHPSRDWLAIARTTRARSKIRGYLRKTGFDQSLELGRDLLQRELKRLRIAVPKDAVLTDWAMAHSFPDAESLLAALGNGMLSVKALLHKVHPDSDPQRTAAKTRAPTPPTGTTPRGIRIQNLDNMMFRFALCCQPVPGERIIGYITRGRGVTVHRVDCANIAAMGDQSERSVAVEWDVAPDQAFRVAVKVTLENRKNLLRDITQAISDAEINIRSVSIDSESSIGTGNIVLEVRNLRELADVMKRIRSVPGTLAVERAAAADNGTPKGNSGSGNGKSRTR, via the coding sequence ATGAACCTCGCGGAGTTCGTCATCCGCGTCGAGGCGGAAAACGCCAATGTCGACATTGCGCTGTTGCGCCGCGCCTACGAGTTCTCCGACGCCGCGCACAAGGGGCAGGTGCGCGAATCCGGGGAGCCCTATGTCAATCATTGTCTGGCCGTTGCCATGATCTTAGCCGAGCAGCATCTGGACACCGCCACCATCGCCGCCGGAATGATTCACGATGTCGTCGAAGACACCGTGCACGGCTTGGATGCGGTCCGTAACAGCTTCGGCGATGAAATCGCCGTCTTGGTCGACGGCGTCACCAAAATCTCCGGGATGCAGTCGAAGAGTCTGCGCGAGCAGCAAGTCGAATACTTTCGCAAAATGCTCATCTCGATGGCGCACGATATCCGCGTCATCGTCATCAAGCTCGCCGACCGTCTGCACAACATGCGGACGCTGGAGTATCTCGACGAATCCAAGCGGCGCCGCATCGCCGAAGAGACCCGCGATGTCTACGGCCCGCTGGCCCATCGCTTCGGCATGGCGCGCATCAAGTGGGAACTCGAAGACCTGGCGCTCAAATACCTCGAGCCGGACGCGTACGAAGATCTCGTGCGCCGCATCGAACTGAAGCGCGATGAACGCGAGGCCCACATCGAGGAGATCAAGATACCGCTGGCGGCGGCGCTGGACGGCGAAGGAGTGGAGGCCGAAATCACCGGCCGCGCCAAACACCTGGCCTCGATCCGCCGCAAGATGCTCGCGCGCGACATGCCGCTGGAGGAAATCTACGATCTGCTGGCGGTGCGCGTCATCACGCGCGACGAACGCGACTGTTACCATGTCCTGGGGGTCGTTCACAGTCTCTGGACGCCGGTGATCGACCGGTTCCATGACTATGTCGCGACGCCGAAATCGAACATGTACCAGTCGTTGCACACCACTGTGATCGGGCCCCGCGGACGCATGGTCGAAATCCAAATCCGCACCCGCACGATGCACCGCACCGCCGAATTCGGCGTCGCCGCGCACTGGCTCTACAAAGAAGGCAAGCAATCCTTCGACGACAGCGACCGGCAGATGAACTGGCTGCGCGAAGTGCTCGAGTGGCAGCAGGACACGCGCGACCCCGGTGAGTTCCTCGATTTTCTCAAGACCGACCTCTTTCAGGACGAGGTCTTCATCTTCACGCCCCACGGCGAGCTGGTGCACCTGCCCCGCAGCGCGACGCCGATCGACTTCGCCTACGCGGTCCACACCGAAGTCGGCCATCATTGCACCGGTGCGCGCGTCAACGGACGCATCGTCTCGTTGACGCATGCCCTGGAATCCGGCGATGAGGTCGAGATCATCACCGCCCCGCAGGCGCACCCCTCGCGCGACTGGCTCGCCATTGCGCGGACCACGCGGGCGCGCTCGAAGATTCGCGGGTACCTGCGCAAAACCGGGTTCGATCAGTCGCTGGAACTGGGGCGCGACTTGTTGCAGCGCGAATTGAAGCGCCTCCGCATCGCAGTGCCGAAAGACGCAGTGCTGACCGACTGGGCGATGGCCCATTCATTCCCCGATGCCGAAAGTCTGCTGGCGGCGCTCGGCAACGGGATGCTGTCGGTCAAGGCCCTGCTCCACAAGGTCCACCCCGACAGCGATCCCCAACGCACGGCCGCCAAGACCCGCGCGCCGACGCCGCCGACCGGGACCACCCCGCGCGGCATCCGCATCCAGAATCTTGATAACATGATGTTCCGGTTTGCCCTCTGCTGCCAGCCGGTTCCCGGCGAACGCATCATCGGCTATATTACGCGCGGACGCGGCGTCACCGTGCACCGCGTCGATTGCGCGAATATCGCCGCCATGGGGGATCAATCCGAACGCAGCGTCGCCGTCGAATGGGATGTCGCGCCCGATCAGGCCTTCCGCGTGGCCGTCAAAGTCACGCTGGAAAATCGCAAAAACCTGCTGCGCGACATCACCCAGGCGATCTCCGATGCGGAGATCAACATCCGCTCGGTCTCGATCGATTCGGAAAGCAGCATTGGCACCGGAAATATCGTCCTGGAAGTCCGCAATCTGCGTGAACTCGCGGACGTGATGAAGCGCATCCGCAGCGTGCCGGGGACGCTCGCGGTCGAACGAGCCGCCGCTGCCGACAATGGAACCCCGAAGGGGAATTCGGGTTCAGGCAATGGGAAAAGTCGAACACGATAG